atattattaatatctctaacatcactgtcaccattctgatgataacgataattatgatgataataacaaaagtaatagaaaaaaatacacagataatgttaacaatgatagcaatagtgatgcttatcttaatcatcactattttcatcacctTTCTCTTCCAAATCACACTTTACCTTATAAATCCTATCACCCTTTTCTTTACACTTCCTATGACCCTcaccatcatttttttatcatccacTTCTCACTTATTTTTATCCTTCAtatcctctttatctctatcatccctctcctccttccttcctccgacaGCCTTTTACGTGATAATTATGATCCTTCTCACCCTTAATTCTATTCTCCCTCTTAAcctgatttttattatcactatcattttttccttatcatcactGACACttttatccctatctctctcatctttatcatgGTCATCCCTCTCATCCTTGTTTTCATCGTCCATATCAcctttatctctatcatcattatcaccatttttcctTGCCGTCACGATCATCTTATACTCAcgatccctctcccctttcctcctacatCCTGTAAGagatcatcatttctatcatccctacatttatcctcattattaacacTTCTTCTTATCCctgttacctttatcattatcatccctcttACCCTTATCTttcctgatcatcattatcactctttatctctaccatccctctccccttttcctcccaacAGCCCGTACGagatcatcatttctatcacccTTAAATTTTTCACAATTATCaaaaatttttgttatcatcttaattacctttatcattatcatccctcttatccttatttttaccaTCGCCATCGACCATTTttcctgatcattattatcactctttatctccaccatccctctccccctctcctccccacagcCTGTACGAGataatcatcattcctatcacccCTACATTTATCctctttatcaacatttttttataATCCCTCTTACCCTTATTTTTACCATCACCATCGACCACCTttcctgatcatcattatcactctttatctctaccatccctctccccctctcctccccacagcCTGTACGAGATCATCATAATTCCTATCACCCCTACATTTAtcctgtttatcatttttttatcatccttcttacttttatcattatcatccctcttACCCTTATTTTTACCATGGCCATCGATCATTTTATTCGTCATCGATCATcaatcaatattatcactttttatctcccccatccctctccccctttcctccccacagcCTGTACGAGATCTTCCCCGCCATGTCCCCCCCGGCAGGCAGTCAAGCCCTCCACGAGATCATTCAGTACTTGGTGGTCGAGGCCGGGGAAGGACGCGCGCCTCTGATCCAAGCGCTCTATCAGGTGCTGGCCATTGTCACCACGCTCGCGATCTCTGCCTTGGGGGGACTTTTAACAGGTGTGTCGTTCGGGTTAGAGGGAGTATGGGTTGTTTCATAtgattttgttgttctttttttgttttggtttgatgggggtgagggaagttGTTCGTTTTGAGggggttgtttgtatgtttgttgtagTAAGGAACGGGATGagttttaaatgattttttttttggtttgtctgtCCGTTTGGCTGGCAGAAAATAATGGATTTTTTTGTCAAAAAGGgtattgtttgtgttgtgtgagtatttgtatatatatatatatatatatatatatatatatatatatatatatatatgtgtgtgtgtgtgtgtgtttgtgtgtgtgtgtgtgtgtgtgtgtgggtgtgtgtgtgtgtgtgtgtgtgtgtgtgtgtgtgtgtgtgtgtgtgtgtgtgtgtgtgtgtgtgtcagtgagtttCAAAGCATTGTTACCGGAAGACgagacagaacgacgtggaaaaagtcgggaaggcctatgtccaaggACGATAGAGGaggctgaaagaatagaatagatatagtattcttttcttgtttcttctttcttcttcttctctttctctttatactttatctttcgtctctcccctttcttcctaaaATGAGAAAAATcccaataataaaaactaatttttctttcttattcctattttctaatgcttttccttctctgtcttttgaATACATGTTTCCTTTTGCTTTTTACAATAGAGAATAAACCGTTTCTTATAATCTGATTCTCCTGAAATCTGTGCCAGACGCTGAAACACACATTAGGAACACAAAGGCATATCTTAATCTGAAATTTCTAGCATACCATCCTAGAATTAACTCCACTAAATCCAGGTCACTGTGTAACAGGTCACCTCCGTCACTATTTCACTGCAtacgataaataaatacaatcgtTGATATCATGAGCATTAATAATGCGATTTAACCAGTTGCAGGGTCTTCGGGCAGTAAAATGACAATAGTATAAAGGAATTACAACGTCGCGACAGCTGTTCTGCCGAAAGAAAACGAATTATGATCAGACGCGACGCCCCCTGGTTTTAATTAACGAGATTACGTCACATCAAGGGATGAGGGGGGACTCACGCCCAAAAAATGTCGGTGTTGTGACTCATACTTTCTTTTTAACAACCTGTGTCATGCACGTTTGATCTTTACGAGAAATGAGAACCGGGGGGATTATTCTTATGACCAGAACATAAACTTCCTAAAGAGCCTCCAGCCGGTGTTTACGATAACGAAAACCTCAGACGCTTATATCACTGTGGCTTACCATTACCACGTCCATTCGCTTTGGGATTAATCAGCTCGCCTTAATCCATTAACCAAACCATTAATTACAAAATGCCTGATGTTGCTAATGTGTCCGAAACGCTGCGCATtgcggagatggaactggcgcgAATATACGAAATTTCTGGCATGGATTTTTGGATTAAACACGTGTGCACGATGGATGTGTTGGGAACAGTGTATGTCTGTCAAGGGCAAGTTTTGGTTGGGATGAAAAGTGTTCCGCGCTAATTGTTAGGGATTAACGCTATGACATGTTATGTTTGTTGTGTATTTAATAGCAGTTCTAAGTGCTTTTGGATTAGGAAAATATCTTTTATTAGAAAAatggtttatttcttttttcatgctCTCGCCTCTATCTCCTTTAGATTTACGAGAAATGGATAGCTAATGAgctagaatgagagggagggagagagggagaggaagagggaaagggagagggagagggagagggagagggagggagagggagagggagggagagggagagggagagagagagagagagagagagagagagagagagagagagagagagagagagagagagagagagagagagagagagagagagagagagagagagagagagagagagagagagagagagagagagagagagagagagagagagagagagagagagagagagagagagggggggggcagatgaatagacagacagacagacagacaaagccaaagatagacagatggatagatacataagtagatagagatagtaATCAGTgagaatctagaaaaaaaaatcaagataaattaAATAATTTCGGCAGATAGACAGTAGACAATATTTTTCACCTGATACGACCGTATCTAAAACTGTAAAATCCAATTCGTGTAATCATGTCTTGATTATGTGAGGGTAGATTAAAGACAGTTATCTAATGCAGAATTAATCacctttattttctatatatgcgAAAGAAGAAATTCGTTGAAAGTCAAATACACGAAAAAAGAGATGTTCATATCTGTCTGAAATATAACATGTTGCATCATACATTGATAGACTCGAGTGGCTGTATTAAAAGTAACAACCTTTCACTATTAAGAAGTTATATTTATGAGTAGGATGTATGGCATGTGATAAATCATTAACCATGAAcaaaatatctgaaaaaaaaaactacagcagTTATATAAATTGCGGTAGATAATTTGCCATTATTAATAATCAATATGGAATTtaaccccccaaacacacacatacacacgcacgcacgcacgcacgcacgcacacacacacacacacacacacacacacacacacacacacacacacacacacacacacacacgcacgcggacacacacacacacacacacacacatacacacacacacacacacacacacgcacgcacacacacacgcacacacacacacacacacatacacacacacacacacacacacacacacacacacacacacatatatatatatatatatatatatatatatatatatatatatatatatatatatatacaataaagatgTTGTCTGGACTGACCTCAAGCACCGACCTCGTGCCTTCCAGGAGGCCTCATGCGCATACCCCTGTGGGAGAACCTGGGCAAGGACGACCTTCTCAACGACACCAAGTTCTGGCAGCTTCCCGTGGTTCCTCCGCCGCCCGCTGCTCACACTCAGCCCCCGCAACACCACgcgcaccaccaccatcaccaccggggtcaccatcaccaccaccaccaccctggtCACCATCATGTCTATCACCACCACGCCCACTCTCCCGGAAAGACGGCCAGGGACGCTGAGACGCGCTCGCTGCTGCACAGGGAAAATGTCAgcgcgtgattttttttctctctcttcttgttcgtctttttcttcttctttgccttctgcttcttcttcgccttctttctttttctttgtcttctattaCTTATGTTTTCTATCCCATTactttcttttgattttcatatttctttttcttttagtattttttctttcttctctttctccatctttttctcctttctttctctttcttttttcttcttcttcgtctcctcaatatccttctattttttttcttcttttcttcctcttctatcttcccactcttccccttttctccctcctccttattctcccatTCTTGCTTATTTCCGATCTTTCGTGATCTTAATAGTCGACAGACAATTCGATAATCTTCCTCAGAATATACATGAATTCAACAGGCGTCAAAGACTAGATGAATGAAATTTAAGATCACTGAATAATTTTGCAATCTTTGTAAGACTTTCTGCAGAGGCTTAATTTATTTTCTTCgggtgtaaaaaaaaatctatattttctaGCACATTGCAACAGCATTAAAATTACCATAGCTGAAAACGCGAATATAGAGGGgaaacaacacaaaataaaagtCATCAAGGTCAGAGAAAAAACAATATCTCATCATAAAAAACACACCCATTTCATGCCTGGGAGAAGAATGTCACACAGTTAATTCAGAAGAAAGGAATTAATGGGAGGATCATCATCACGCCACCCAGCTTAAGGATATTCACGAGACACCCAAGAAGAGCCGGATTTGGTTGAAAGAGTGTCACGCCACCCTTGGGGAAATTGGGTCAGTAAGTGAAACACGGCGGGGGACACCGTAGAGTTTTGTCGGTGAATTCTGTCATATGGTTAGTTATTTCAAGAGTTATAAATCAGAATTGGAAATTCAGGTGCTGATTTACAGTGAAACATTTTAGGGGTATTGATGATATCGAATAGAATCTACGGTTTTACTGATATGCTAACTATCTCATTTAGAAAGTTAGATACACTTATTTTATTTGCCAGTGTGgagtaatgcatacatatatttttagctTGTATAGTTTATGTTAGTATTGTTAGACTTCCAGGTTCTAGAGCTTCATGTAAATAAGTAGTTATATTCGATATGTAAAGTATAATAAATGCATTTTGTTCTGGAAAGTTGTGAATTTCTTGGAAACaatatccaaagaaaaaaataaaggggatGACCCTATGGTCTAAAGGAATACACacgcagaatatatatatatatatatatatatatatatatatatatatatatatatgtacatatatatatatatatatatatatatatatatatatatatgcacatatatatatatatatatatatatatatatatatatatatatatatataaatatatatatatatataatgtatatatatatatatatatatatatatatatatatataatatatatataacatatatatatatatatatatatatatatatatatatatattaatacacacacacatatatacatgtgtgtgtgtgtgtatgtttgtgtgtgtattggtgtgtatgtgtgtgtatgagtgtatgagtgtgtgtataagtgtgtgtaagtgtgtgtgtgtgtgtgtgtgtgtgtgtgtgtgtgtgtgtgtgtgtgtgtgtgtgtgtgtgtgtgtgtgtgtgtgtgtgtgtgtgtgtgtgtgtgcgtgtgtgtgtgtgtgtgagtgtgtgtgtgtgtgtgtgtgtgtgttatttcataataacaaattgcaacaggagcaacgaagagaaaaacaagaaaaaaatatgccgaaggccttttcatttTACTGCTTCATTCGGATATACAAGATAGAAGGTACATAGAGGTGTATATACACTAGTACTAGGTGGTCAGGTCATGCTGGTAATTATGTGTGCGACGGCCTTGGCTAATTCGTGGCTCACCGTTGCGATGTTGAAGTTGTCCGTTGTATGGAAGAACGCCACCTCTACCAGCTTCCTTTGTCTTTATCATACCTTACcgtatgatggaggcctgggaccacttcgggacaTGGCGGTCGGTGTCGATGAGAACAACGAAGGCGATCCTCGTGTCATAACGTCGGAGAGCGCTACGAATTATTCTATGTCTTGTTCTGCGTGGCGTTCCCTCTCGGTCTGCTCAAGATCTCtccggccttgcgtcggaggtgggtgagcatggagcgaggaTAATGATGCAGGAAGGTGTTGCAGAGGTGTTGCATTTCCTTCCCCAGAAACTCCGGAGGATGAAGCCAATGACCACGCCATTGTCATTTGATTGTGGTCAGAGAAATAATGTaggaaatcatctttatttgtgtttttttttctgatcactGAGAATACCGGAACATCAGGTCTTCTGTGGATTAAGGTGCTTAGGAAAGGGAGCTGTtcatctctttgttcttctttggtGAACTACATGGATGGGTTGTACTGCATTTAGTCTATGGAGGAGATTTTGCAGTTTCGTCCTCGTCGGCATTACAGCAAGATTGTCGTCCACATAACGAAAGCAGACTACGTTGCTTCCCACGATGGTACGGTTATGGTCAGCCTCGAGGGTTTCCACGAACAGCTgtgcaaggactgctgaaagccGTGAGGCCATCGCAAGTCCCTGAATCTGATCATATTCACGTCCTAGCCATTCA
The sequence above is a segment of the Penaeus vannamei isolate JL-2024 chromosome 31, ASM4276789v1, whole genome shotgun sequence genome. Coding sequences within it:
- the LOC138867705 gene encoding ammonium transporter Rh type B-like (The sequence of the model RefSeq protein was modified relative to this genomic sequence to represent the inferred CDS: added 65 bases not found in genome assembly); this translates as MCVLGRHYLRPCASRRLGAHDTASVGVSHGLAGVMGGLTGALLAALASDTGQYGFSLYEIFPAMSPPAGSQALHEIIQYLVVEAGEGRAPLIQALYQVLAIVTTLAISALGGLLTGGLMRIPLWENLGKDDLLNDTKFWQLPVVPPPPAAHTQPPQHHAHHHHHHRGHHHHHHHPGHHHVYHHHAHSPGKTARDAETRSLLHRENVSA